A single Diceros bicornis minor isolate mBicDic1 chromosome 7, mDicBic1.mat.cur, whole genome shotgun sequence DNA region contains:
- the LOC131408835 gene encoding olfactory receptor 5P6-like: MDALGDGNHTEVTVFILLGLTDDPILRVILFMIILCIYLVTISGNLSTIILIRISSQLRHPMYFFLSHLAFADIGYSSSVTPNMLVNFLVERNSISYFGCAVQIGSAAFFGATECFLLAAMAYDRFMAICSPLLYSTKMSTPVCVQLLVVAYLGGLFNAFAFTICIYSLVFCGPNQVNHFFCDFAPLVELSCSYITIPAVVPSFIAGSIIVVTVFVIAVSYIYILITILKMHSPEGRHKAFSTCTSHLTAVTLYYGTITFIYVMPKSYYSSDQNKVVSVFYMVVIPMLNPLIYSLRNNEIKGALNKELARKIFS, encoded by the coding sequence ATGGATGCCCTGGGGGATGGAAACCACACTGAAGTGACAGTGTTCATTTTATTGGGCTTAACTGATGACCCGATCCTTCGAGTCATCCTCTTCATGATCATCCTGTGTATCTACCTGGTGACCATATCTGGCAATCTCAGCACAATCATTCTTATCAGAATCTCTTCTCAGCTCCGTCATCCTATGTATTTCTTTCTGAGCCACTTGGCTTTTGCTGACATAGGCTATTCATCTTCTGTCACACCCAATATGCTTGTAAACTTCCTCGTGGAGAGAAATTCCATCTCTTATTTTGGATGTGCCGTCCAGATCGGTTCTGCTGCTTTCTTTGGGGCAACTGAGTGCTTCCTTCTGGCTGCCATGGCATATGATCGCTTTATGGCAATCTGCAGCCCATTGCTTTATTCCACCAAAATGTCCACACCAGTATGTGTTCAATTACTCGTAGTGGCTTACTTAGGTGGTTTATTCAATGCTTTCGCTTTTACTATTTGCATCTATTCCTTAGTCTTCTGTGGACCAAATCAAgtcaatcactttttctgtgaTTTTGCTCCTTTAGTTGAACTCTCCTGTTCATATATCACTATCCCTGCAGTTGTCCCCTCATTTATTGCTGGATCCATCATTGTGGTCACAGTGTTTGTCATAGCCGTCTCCTACATCTACATCCTCATCACCATCCTGAAGATGCACTCCCCTGAGGGGCGCCacaaggccttctccacctgcaCCTCCCACCTGACAGCGGTCACTCTGTACTATGGGACCATAACATTCATTTACGTGATGCCCAAATCCTACTACTCATCTGACCAGAACAAGGTGGTGTCTGTGTTCTACATGGTGGTGATCCCCATGTTGAACCCCCTCATCTACAGTCTCAGGAACAATGAGATTAAGGGGGCTCTGAATAAGGAGCTTgccagaaaaatattttcttag
- the LOC131408837 gene encoding olfactory receptor 5P76-like has protein sequence MDALVEGNHTEVTGFILLGLTDDPIFQVIIFMIILCIYLVTIFGNLSTIILIRISSQLHHPMYFFLSHLAFADIGYSSSVTPNMLVNFLVEKNTISYFGCATQLGSVAFFGATECFLLAAMAYDRFMAICSPLLYSTKMSTQVCVQLLVLAYVGGLYNAFSFTICVYCLVFCGPNRVNHFFCDFAPLVELSCSDMSISAILPSFMVGFIIVVTVFVIAVSYIYILITILKMRSTDGCQKAVSTCASHLAAVTLYYGTITFIYVMPKSYYSTDQNKVVSVFYMVVIPMLNPLIYSLRNNEIKGALKRELARKIFS, from the coding sequence ATGGATGCTCTGGTGGAGGGGAACCACACTGAAGTGACAGGGTTTATTTTATTGGGCTTAACTGACGACCCGATCTTTCAAGTCATTATCTTCATGATCATCCTTTGTATCTACCTGGTGACTATATTTGGCAATCTCAGCACAATCATTCTTATCAGAATCTCTTCTCAGCTCCATCatcctatgtatttttttctgagcCACTTGGCTTTTGCTGACATAGGTTATTCATCTTCCGTCACACCCAATATGCTTGTAAACTTCCTGGTGGAGAAAAACACCATCTCCTATTTTGGATGTGCCACTCAGCTTGGTTCTGTTGCTTTCTTTGGGGCAACTGAGTGCTTCCTTCTGGCTGCCATGGCATATGATCGCTTTATGGCAATCTGCAGCCCATTGCTTTATTCCACCAAAATGTCCACACAAGTCTGTGTTCAATTACTTGTATTGGCTTATGTAGGTGGTTTATACAATGCTTTCTCTTTTACTATATGTGTCTATTGTTTAGTCTTCTGTGGACCAAATAGGGTCAATCATTTTTTCTGTGATTTTGCCCCTTTAGTTGAACTCTCCTGTTCTGATATGAGTATCTCTGCAATTCTCCCCTCATTTATGGTTGGCTTCATCATTGTGGTCACAGTGTTTGTCATAGCCGTTTCCTACATCTACATCCTCATCACCATCCTGAAGATGCGCTCCACTGATGGGTGCCAGAAGGCCGTCTCCACCTGTGCCTCACACCTCGCAGCGGTCACTCTGTACTATGGGACCATCACATTCATTTATGTGATGCCCAAATCCTACTACTCAACTGACCAGAACAAAGTGGTGTCCGTGTTCTACATGGTGGTGATCCCCATGTTGAACCCCCTCATCTACAGTCTCAGGAACAATGAAATTAAGGGGGCTCTGAAGAGAGAGCttgctagaaaaatattttcttag